The genomic interval CCATAAGTAACCATTCCCTACGCCGATTGGGGCACAAAGTTGGGTGGTTCCACCTTGACATACCGTGTTACTTCCAGTGATTGTACAATCCGGTGCAAAACTTAAGGTCACCATATTTGCATTTAAATTTATAGCTCCGGCAATGGAAAGTCCTCTACCAAAAAGAGAAGCACCTGACGCCATGTTGATAGCACCATTAACCAAGAAAGTTCCTCTTAAAACAGATCCGGTAGCTTGTGATAGTGCACCATTTATTTGCCAATAGACATTACATAAATTGGCTTGATTTGCCAACACAATATTTGAAAATGCACTAGCAGAAAAAGCACCGTTTATTTTAAATATAAATAAAGCATTCGGATCTCCAAGTGCATCCAAAGTCAAGGTTCCATTCAATACAGAAGCACCGCCGAGACAATAAACATCTGGAGTTAATACTTGGCCACCTCCTAAAGTGGTTCCAATTACTGATCCACAGGTAATCCCACTCATAAACGTATATGCAATACCTACATCTGTGGCGGCTGTAGAGGAAACTCCATCCATGACATGAATATTTCCAATGACCGTGCCCGGAGGAAAACCTGCAAATGCACCATTATTGGTTCCTATATCACCCACCACCATAGTAGCTCCGGTATTACCAAAAGCACCTACAGCTGTAAATAAAGCAAATGTAGAGGCAGTCCCTAGATTTGGAGCTTGTGCATAAGTGAAAAATGGAGAGACAAATAGCAGAATCGCTATAGATAATTGACAAAGTTTCGTTTTCATATGTTCAATAATTTGAATACACCTATAAGGCCCTCCAGTCCAGAACAAAAACTCACTACTCAACTAACGGTTAAAGATTAAGACAAGCTTAAACTTCAAATTCTGATAAAATGCTAAAAATCCTTACTGTTAAAGGTCGTCATGTAAAATTATAAAAATAATTTAAATAAATACAAATTTTGTAAATATATATTTCTATAATTTTTTACATACCAAATAAAATATAATTATTAATGCAATTTATAAATAATAAATCTAATATTAGTCGTGTTTTCAGAATTTTAATAAAGCATTGTCGAATTCTGTTTTGTCTTATCATATTTTATTAAATGTATCTTAAACTACAAAAATTAAATAATTTCTGTATTAATCTCCTCTAACAATGCTGACAACCTTTCTGTTAGTTTGGTTCTGGAGTATTTTAGAATTTGAAATTTCATCAGGATCAAATGAATTTTCTATTATTAGTTTAAATGTAGCGTTCAAATTGTTCATTAGCAAATCGGCATCCTCAAAATTAGCATTCAAACCAGCTTTGGTTTCATTGAGAATAGTTACTACATCGCTTTCAGCTGGTGATATTGAGAAAATTGGTTTTCGTAAAAATAAATATTCGAAAAATTTACCGGTTATTACGCCTTTATGATTTGGCACCCCGATCATTAATAAAATATCAGCTTTATTCAAAAAGTTTTGCAATTCTAAATGTGACATTGAAGAATGAACGACTAAATGTTTAGCCAATTTTGATTTTCTCAAATCTTCAATTATGGTCTTGTCAATATTCCCTATTAGAAGTAATTGGAAATTATGACTGATCTCAGGTTTGCTTCTTAAAAATTCTGTCAGTTGTTCCCAAAATATCTTTGGATTCCTATCTGAACTTAAGACACCAGTATATATCATGGTAATTTTTCCATCACTATCCAAAAATGACTTTCGCTCAAACTCTTCATATCCATTCGTTATAACTTCAATTTTTCGGTTCACTCGCTTTTGAAGTCCGACCTTACAATCATTGCTCACAGTAACTACACAATTTGCTTCCTTTAATACAGAATACTCCAGTCTCAAATGAATATTTTGCGCAAGCTTACTTAAGTTTAATTGGCTAAAAAAATAAATCTGAGTCCAGGGATCTCGAAAATCCGCTAACCAGGGAATCTTATGTTTACGCTTTAGATTTCTTGCAATTAAATGTGTACTATGTGGTGGTCCAGTACTTACAATGACATCTACTTTATTGCGTTCTAAATACGAATTTAAATAATTAACTGAAGGACGAATCCAAAACATTCTTGCATCTGGTATAAAAAAATTACCTCGAATCCACAGTAAACATTTCTTAAAAAAGCTACCTTTTTCTAATTCGGCCATAATTGTAGGATCCACTTTAGTATCAATTCCAGAAATTTTTCTGTACATAGCATATGGCTCCCAAACAGATTTCTTAAGAACTTCAATTCCTGGAGGAATATGTTGACTCAAACCTTCATCAAGATATGGATATTCACCATTCGAAACTGTATATATGATTGGTTCCCAACCATATGAACGAAGATGTTTTGCAAAATAAAGCCAACGCTGCACACCAGAACCTCCAGATGGAGGCCAATAATAGCTAATTATTAAAACCTTTTTCAATTGTATTTAATTAGTTTAGGTTTAACACTTCGGGGTAAAAATACAGAATATAAAGAGATAAGAACTAGCTTTAAAAGCAATAGCTTAACTAACTTTGCTTTTAATAATATGTGTGGATTATCTGGTATATACCATTTGGATGGTGCTCCAATTGAAACAACATCCCTCCTTAAAATGAACCGCCTTATAAGGCACCGGGGTCCAGATGATGAAGGATATTTATTAATCAATACAAAGACAGGAGCACAAACGCATCATTTTCATGATGATTCAATTACTGAAATAAAAAAGACATCAACACAATTACCTGAATCTACAACTTCAAATTTAGGAATCGCATTCAGGAGATTGTCAATTATCGATTTATCAGTAACTGGACATCAACCAATGTCTGATCATGAACAAAATTGTTGGATAACATTCAATGGTGAAATCTATAATTATATTGAAATCAAGAATGAATTACAATCATTAGGTCATCGTTTTATATCTGGTAGTGATACGGAAGTTTTATTACATTCTTATAAACAATGGGGAACTCATTGTTTAGAACGCTTTATTGGAATGTTTGCTTTTGTCATTTACAATCATAAAGAAAGAACTTTATTTGTAGCAAGAGATCGAATTGGAATTAAACCTTTCAATTATTATTTTGATGGAAATCGGTTTGTTTGGGCATCGGAAGAAAAGCAATTTTCAAAATCCAATCTTGTAACATTATCTCCGAATGAATTTAAGATGGTAGAATTTCTTCGAGACAATAAATCCTTTGAAGATACAGACACTTTTTTTAAAGAAATCAAACAACTAGCTGCCGGGCATTTTGCTTTAATAAACCAAAATGGGCTTACTATAACGAAGTATTGGGATTTGCCAAAGCAAGTAAATCAAATATCCTGGAACGAAACACAAAGCATCGAATCTATACAATCTCTTTTAAAAGATTCCATAAAATTAAGATTGCGCAGTGATGTACCTTTAGGTGTTGCATTAAGTGGTGGTATTGATTCATCTTCTGTTTGTTGTATTGCCAGAAGTTTAACAGACACTTCTATCCAAACCTTTTCTGTTTATTATGAAGGTATAAAATATGACGAACGCAAGTACATCAAGGCTGTTTTAGATACTGGTGGATTTAAATCTACCTTTTATTCAGGAAGTCATGATGTAAATTTAAATGAAATTAAAAACTGGATATATCAACAAGATGCACCCACTACTGGTGCAAGTCCATTTTCGGCTTTTCAAAATTACAAAAATGTAAAAAACGCTGGAATTATTGTTCTCCTGAATGGTCAGGGTGGAGATGAACTGTATGCTGGTTATCCTTATTTTATTAAATATTACCTGGCTCAATTACTAAAAGATCACAATTATTCTGCGTATGGTAAAACAATCTATGCACTCACTCAGAACCAGGGAATTAAAAAAGTTTTATCCCATGCATATCTTTCCTGGAAAGTTTTACAAAAAAATAGTTCCGTAGTTCGACAATTAGAACATCAAAAATATGCAACCAGGGATTTATACCCGAACACGCTCCTTCAGAATAATTTTCCAAATGAAGATTCCTTTATTGACGCCGCATTGTCAAGATCCATAAAACAAACACATCTACCTCATATGTTACGATGGGAGGATCGGAACTCTATGGCTAATTCAATTGAAAGCAGAGTACCCTTTCTTGATCATAGATTAGTTGAATCTTCTTTTAATATACCTGCGTCACTTAAACTTCACAATGGTGTTAATAAGTACATTCTTCGACAAAGCATGAAAAATATAGTTCCTGATATAATTTTAAATAGAAAAGATAAAATCGGATTTGGAACGCCAACTACGCTCTGGACTCATACTACATTAGCACCTGGAATTCAAGATATAATTCAATCGAAAGAATTTTTAGATCGCCCCTGGTGGAATGGAAAAGCAATACGACGTAAATTTGAAAAAAATCCTCACACATTTGGCGAAAATGAACTTTGGAGAATCCTGTCCAGCGAATTGTGGTATCAATCCTTTTTCAATTAATTTAAATTTACAAATGAAATCATTAGAAAAAGGAAGTTATTCATTTTCATCTATTCTGGAAGTCTCCAGACAATTGGAACAAGATATCATACACTTGGATTTTGAATCGCTAAATCTTCATGAGCGTGTAAAAAGTTATTTTCGATTTGACTTGGGTAAAATTAAATATGTGAGTGAATGTAATGCTTTCATATTATTTCATATTCTGAATGATTCTTTAATAAATATTCAGGACCATATAATAATTGATCATGGAGCTGGAATTGGATTTTTTTCATTTTTGGTTAAACGTATTGGTGCAAAATGTATAAGCCATGATATTTCTGAAGAATATCTTGAAGGCATAAAAATACTAGCCAAAGAATTGAATGCTGAACCTGATTATTATATACTTGGTGATACCGATATATTAGTTGAATATTGCAATTCAAATATGCTTAAACCTACTGGCCTAGGTTCTCGAAATGTCATTGAACACCTGCCAGACTATACGCAATTTTTTAAACAGTTAAGCGTTTTAAAAAGTGATAAATTTAATTCCGTAATAACCACTTCTGCAAATATACATAATCCTATTGTTAAACAAATCCACCGTAAAATCCATTCAAAATATGAAAATCTTGGTAGCAATATGGATATGGATAACCCCACTTTAGATACTGCAAATTGTGGAATGAAACTGCGATCTGAAATTATAAAAAACCAGTTTCCAGAATTAGACCAGAAGCTAATCGAGAAGTTAGCTAAACGAAACCGTGGTTTCGCTCAAGCCCAAATCATCGAGCGTACTCAAGCTTATATTCAAACAGGATTGCTTCCTGTTTTATCTCAAGATTCAACAAATACCTGCGATCCATATACAGGTGCTTGGGTGGAACGATTGGTTTCTGTAAAAGAGTATGAACGAGCTGCACAAAATGCACAATTTAAATTTAGTATAATCACTGGTTTTTACAATACGCAATACCATTCAAAAATTAAAAATATAATAGCCATCATCTTAAATAAAATTTTAAAATTAAATCCACCCTTTAAGCTTCAATTATCTCCATTTTTAGCGATGAAATTGGTAAAATGATACGATTTAATTTGATTTTAAATATAAATTAAAAATGAATTCAACTCCTATAACTTACCTAATTTATTTCACCTATGCAGTTCTTAATATATTTTCCATAGTATAATGAACTTTTATAAAACCAGTTTTTTAAGCGGTCTTTACTCTGTAGTCAATCTTATTACTGGATTGGTAATTACGAAAGTAAGCGCCAGTTTAATTGGCCCAATTGGTACAGCATATATTGGAAAATTTGCAAATATTACTGGACTGATTCTTATTTTTTCTACGGCTTCTATTGCTACCGGAATTGTTAAATATGTTGCACAATATAAAAATAATGAAACCGAACTAAAAAAAATAATAAATACAGCATTCGGAATTATTTTGATAGGATCTGTCCTCGGCATGATAGTCGTTTTTACATCTTACAAATTTTTGAATATTGCTGCTTTTAATAACCAGAATTTTGAAAACGTATTTTTACTTTATGGAATATTTTTACTTTTTATTTCACTTCAAATTATCATCACCAGTGTTTTAAATGGTATCGGAGAAATTCGAATGTTGAGTTATGTGAATATTTCAGCCGCACTACTTAATTTAGTGATTACTACCTATTCAATATATAATTTTCATATTGCTGGCGCTTTATTTTCGAATTCCATATTTGGAATATTGACAACAGTCACTGGATTGTTTGCTTTCAAAAAGCTTAACATGTTAAATACTCAATATTTCAATCCAAAAATTGATTTGCCATTAGCTTTTCAATTGATCAAATATGGAGTATTTGCTGCTATTACGTCCTTTAGCTGGATGTGGACTATGATTTTTATTCGGGAAAATATTGAACATCAACTTACTACAAAAGATGCAGGTTTATGGCAAGCAATGTTTAGTTTATCAGATCGCTACCTGACGGTCATAACGAATATTATGATTGTTTACTTTATTCCAAAATTATCAGAATTATCAGAAACGCAGGACCTGGTGACTGAAATCCGGAAAGCATTTAAACGTATTGTCCCTATTATGATTATCTTGTCTGGCAGCATTTGGTTATGCAAAGACATTATTATCAGCTTGTTATTAGCAGAATCATTTCGGCCTATGAGGGAACTCTTTAGCTTTCAAATGATTGGTGATGTATTTCGGATTACGGCTTCTATTCTAAGCTATTTGATAGCATCAAAAGCAATGTTCAGATCAGGACTTAAAGCCGATTTGACATTTCATCTTAGTCTACTTTTGGGATCCTATTTTCTTGTAAATCAATTTGGATTAGTTGGAGCAAGTTATGCGTATGCCATTGCAACCTTTTTGTACTTGTTAATCAATTTATTTATTTTCAAAGATCTTATGGTATTAGTAAAAAAAAGTGTATTACCTAAGCCCTGGCTTAAATAAAAATTTATGGAGGAAGCTGTTCATAAATTTAAAATCCAAAAATTAAGATTTCAATATTCTTAAATACTCAATCCAAGGTCCTGTATCTTCTTTAAAGTGTTTTGCCATGACTCTTGAAATTTGGCAAATATGATCCAGATCATGAACCACCCAGGTAGACAATAATTGATGCAATGTAACGTGGCCGAAAGAAGGATGTATGCCTTTCTTTTCAAGGTCAAATTGGGTCAGCTGCATTGCTCTAAGCGCATTTATATTTTTAAGTCGTTCCAATTTAAATTCACCCAACAATTGGTTATTTGACTTTCCTTTACAATTTTCAAATTGTGCCAATCTATCAAAATTAGCAAACGTACCTTCCCCATTAAAATTCAAAATAACTTCAATCCTTTGAATCCAATTTGTTTTTTCAGCATGTACAAAATGACCTAAAACATCCGTTGCCGACCATGTTTCAGGACCTTCATTCGGGTTTGTCCAGAATGCCGACAAGTCTTTTAAAAAAGATTCTAAAATTCCTGGAGTGCGCTCCAATAATTCTATAGTTCGTTCCAAATCAAAATTCATAATTTGGTATTAATGAATAATAAATGATAAAATACCAGTTAGGACCATAGTAATACCAGTAATGATTCCAGCATTATGTTCCCATGTATGGGCATTTATTCTTTTTATGCTTCGGAAGGCAATCCATACCCAAATGACCATGCCAAACAAGCTAATAATTGCATAAATAAATACACATAATAAGAGTGTTCCCCAACCATATAAACTTGCATTCATAAAATAAGCCTCTATTTCAAGACAAGGAGACAAAAACATAAATGCCAATAAGGCATAAAGAATTTGCTTGCGTGTCTTTGTGGGGTCCATCATGTGGTCATCAATATGAAAATGATGATGCGTATGATGTCGATACATAAAATAAAAGCCAGATGCAATCAATATTATAGGCCCTATCCAGAAAAATTTCTGATCATAAACAATTTGAAAACCAAACAGAATACCCCCAAGTAAGATACCCAATAAGACAGTACTTAATACATGTGCTAAGCCAAGATAGAAGGTATACCTAATCGTTTCTCGCTCTGACCATTCCTGTGCTTTAGCCAAAGCAATGAGCGGCAGCCAATGACTTGGTATAAGTGCGTGTAAAACACTTATTAAAAAAGTGCCAAAAAGAAGTTGATACATGTGAATGGCAAAGATCCATTATTCAGTACAAATTATCAAAACTTTTTAATTATTAGAATTGTGCACCCCCTTCCCGAAGCTTAACCCTGCCCATTTATTTAAGATCATAAAGCACTAAAACCGGGTATTTTAGTTTTTTGACAACAGAAATAGTATGACCTCTAAAAAAAAGATAGTAAAGAAAATTATGACTATGTGGAAGTAATACTAATAATGAAGATTCTGATGCTTGCATAAAAGCCTCTAAAGAATCTGTTAAATTTTTTGAAAAAATATATTTAATTCTGGTTTTTAACTTTCCAAATAATAATGCAACCAATTCTGTATGCTTTTCCTTAAAAATTGGATACTTCTCATCACTAATATGTACAAACTGCACAGTAGCAGATTTAATAAAACTAAAGGACTCAAAAATAGCTAAAGATGCTTTATTTAGTTTCAAATGAAAATCCGTAGCAAAGCATATTTTTTTATTATAATCTTCATATTTAAATCCTTGTGGAATAATCAAAAGTGGTATTTTAGATAAACCTAAAACAAATTGGGTATTGCTGCCAACAACGATCCTCGAAATGTTTCCGGAACCAATTGCGCCCATTACCACCAGTTCTGCTGCTTGTTCTTTTGAAATTTTTAAAATAGAATCTGCTACAGTGCCACTTTCGCAAATTACCCCAGTAGCTAATTTTGACAGATTATTCTTTTGCTTAAATTTGAATAAATAATCCTCTGTAGCTTTCTTTCGTTCCTCCAAATATATTGAATAATCAAAAATTTGGTAGATATTATTATCCAATCCTGAATATGGCGAAACGACATGCAATATAATTGCCTTAAGCTTTTCCTTTTTCGACAAATTCAAACCAAATAACAAAGAAGATTCTGAATTTTTTGAGAAATCAATTGGCAACAAAATAGATCTCATGATTATAGAATT from Saprospiraceae bacterium carries:
- a CDS encoding DUF3494 domain-containing protein, which codes for MKTKLCQLSIAILLFVSPFFTYAQAPNLGTASTFALFTAVGAFGNTGATMVVGDIGTNNGAFAGFPPGTVIGNIHVMDGVSSTAATDVGIAYTFMSGITCGSVIGTTLGGGQVLTPDVYCLGGASVLNGTLTLDALGDPNALFIFKINGAFSASAFSNIVLANQANLCNVYWQINGALSQATGSVLRGTFLVNGAINMASGASLFGRGLSIAGAINLNANMVTLSFAPDCTITGSNTVCQGGTTQLCAPIGVGNGYLWSTGETTRCITINAPGTYTVTVNAGCSSTCTKTVSSLPAPACTITSGAVFCLGVSTPLCASTGYTNYLWNTGATSQCITVMNPGTYSVTVTDNNGCQSSCSITI
- a CDS encoding glycosyltransferase, translated to MKKVLIISYYWPPSGGSGVQRWLYFAKHLRSYGWEPIIYTVSNGEYPYLDEGLSQHIPPGIEVLKKSVWEPYAMYRKISGIDTKVDPTIMAELEKGSFFKKCLLWIRGNFFIPDARMFWIRPSVNYLNSYLERNKVDVIVSTGPPHSTHLIARNLKRKHKIPWLADFRDPWTQIYFFSQLNLSKLAQNIHLRLEYSVLKEANCVVTVSNDCKVGLQKRVNRKIEVITNGYEEFERKSFLDSDGKITMIYTGVLSSDRNPKIFWEQLTEFLRSKPEISHNFQLLLIGNIDKTIIEDLRKSKLAKHLVVHSSMSHLELQNFLNKADILLMIGVPNHKGVITGKFFEYLFLRKPIFSISPAESDVVTILNETKAGLNANFEDADLLMNNLNATFKLIIENSFDPDEISNSKILQNQTNRKVVSIVRGD
- the asnB gene encoding asparagine synthase (glutamine-hydrolyzing) — encoded protein: MYLISLGLTLRGKNTEYKEIRTSFKSNSLTNFAFNNMCGLSGIYHLDGAPIETTSLLKMNRLIRHRGPDDEGYLLINTKTGAQTHHFHDDSITEIKKTSTQLPESTTSNLGIAFRRLSIIDLSVTGHQPMSDHEQNCWITFNGEIYNYIEIKNELQSLGHRFISGSDTEVLLHSYKQWGTHCLERFIGMFAFVIYNHKERTLFVARDRIGIKPFNYYFDGNRFVWASEEKQFSKSNLVTLSPNEFKMVEFLRDNKSFEDTDTFFKEIKQLAAGHFALINQNGLTITKYWDLPKQVNQISWNETQSIESIQSLLKDSIKLRLRSDVPLGVALSGGIDSSSVCCIARSLTDTSIQTFSVYYEGIKYDERKYIKAVLDTGGFKSTFYSGSHDVNLNEIKNWIYQQDAPTTGASPFSAFQNYKNVKNAGIIVLLNGQGGDELYAGYPYFIKYYLAQLLKDHNYSAYGKTIYALTQNQGIKKVLSHAYLSWKVLQKNSSVVRQLEHQKYATRDLYPNTLLQNNFPNEDSFIDAALSRSIKQTHLPHMLRWEDRNSMANSIESRVPFLDHRLVESSFNIPASLKLHNGVNKYILRQSMKNIVPDIILNRKDKIGFGTPTTLWTHTTLAPGIQDIIQSKEFLDRPWWNGKAIRRKFEKNPHTFGENELWRILSSELWYQSFFN
- a CDS encoding O-antigen translocase, yielding MNFYKTSFLSGLYSVVNLITGLVITKVSASLIGPIGTAYIGKFANITGLILIFSTASIATGIVKYVAQYKNNETELKKIINTAFGIILIGSVLGMIVVFTSYKFLNIAAFNNQNFENVFLLYGIFLLFISLQIIITSVLNGIGEIRMLSYVNISAALLNLVITTYSIYNFHIAGALFSNSIFGILTTVTGLFAFKKLNMLNTQYFNPKIDLPLAFQLIKYGVFAAITSFSWMWTMIFIRENIEHQLTTKDAGLWQAMFSLSDRYLTVITNIMIVYFIPKLSELSETQDLVTEIRKAFKRIVPIMIILSGSIWLCKDIIISLLLAESFRPMRELFSFQMIGDVFRITASILSYLIASKAMFRSGLKADLTFHLSLLLGSYFLVNQFGLVGASYAYAIATFLYLLINLFIFKDLMVLVKKSVLPKPWLK
- a CDS encoding DinB family protein — encoded protein: MNFDLERTIELLERTPGILESFLKDLSAFWTNPNEGPETWSATDVLGHFVHAEKTNWIQRIEVILNFNGEGTFANFDRLAQFENCKGKSNNQLLGEFKLERLKNINALRAMQLTQFDLEKKGIHPSFGHVTLHQLLSTWVVHDLDHICQISRVMAKHFKEDTGPWIEYLRILKS
- a CDS encoding universal stress protein, whose product is MRSILLPIDFSKNSESSLLFGLNLSKKEKLKAIILHVVSPYSGLDNNIYQIFDYSIYLEERKKATEDYLFKFKQKNNLSKLATGVICESGTVADSILKISKEQAAELVVMGAIGSGNISRIVVGSNTQFVLGLSKIPLLIIPQGFKYEDYNKKICFATDFHLKLNKASLAIFESFSFIKSATVQFVHISDEKYPIFKEKHTELVALLFGKLKTRIKYIFSKNLTDSLEAFMQASESSLLVLLPHSHNFLYYLFFRGHTISVVKKLKYPVLVLYDLK